Genomic segment of Shewanella sp. OMA3-2:
CAAGCTTCATCTGTCATTTTATTCGGTGTGGCAACCGATGCATGGTAAATAGCCCGCACATCACCACCGGCGCAGAATGCTTTATCACCGCTACCCTCTAACACCACCATGGCGATATCATCATTGGTTTGCCATTGCAGTAATTGAGTGGTCATCGCCTTCACCATATCGATATTGAGTGCATTAAGCGCTTTTTCGATATTAAGGGTGACAACGCCAATAGACTTACCCGATAACGTGCCGAGAGTTTGAAATATGACATCTTGGGTCATTAGCAATTTCTCCAGTTTGGTTTACGCTTTTCAAGAAAAGCATTTACGCCTTCGGCTTGATCTTCGGTGTCGAATAAACCGACAAAAAGCTCACGTTCTAAAGGTAAAGCCTGAGTGCGCGGCATAGTGCGTCCAGCTTGAATTAAGGTTTTACATACCGACACGCTACTAGGCGACTGGCGTGCCACTTTAGCCGCCAGCGCAATGGCCGCCTCTAATGCTTGGCCTTGTTCAACCACTTCTTCTACTAAACCAATCTTTTCAGCTTTAGCGGCATCAATGCGCTCACCACACAAAATCATCCGTTTGGCCCAGCCTTCTCCCACCAAAGCGGTTAAGTTTTGTGTGCCACCAGCGCAAGGTAATAAGCCTACAGTTGCTTCAGGTAAGGCCATTTGAGCTTGCGCTTCAGCAATGCGGATATCACAGGCTAAAGCCACTTCTAAACCACCGCCCATGGCATAACCGTTAATAGCGGCAATTGATACACCGCGAAAGGCACTTAAAGCTTCAAATGCGGCGCCAAAATGCTTAGCCATACTGGCAGCATTGCCTTTGTCGCCATCGGCAAATAAATTTAAATCTGCACCCGCGGAGAAAAACTTGTCACCTTGGCCGGTAATCACTAAAGCATAAATGTCTTTATTGTCATTCAGTTCAAGCACTTTGGCTTTCAATGCTTGTAAGCTTTGTGCCGTCCAGGTGTTAGCTGGCGGGTTATTCATTTTAATAATGGCGGTATTGCCTTCAATACGCACCCAAATAGCCTCTGTCGTCATAGTCATAACCTTCATTATTGGTTTACTTTATTACCAGTCATATTGCCAATCAACCTACTGCCAAAGCATGACAGCAGGTTGAGTACCGTAAGCTCGCTAATTCATTTGATTAACGAATGGGGTGCGCGTTTGCATCCAGTAGTCGACGGGCAATAATCAACCGCATGATTTCATTCGTCCCTTCAAGAATTTGATGTACGCGTACATCACGGAAATGACGTTCTAACGGATATTCGCGAATGTAGCCATAACCGCCATGAATTTGCAGTGCGGCATCACAAACTTGAAAGCCAACATCGGTAGCAAAACGTTTTGCCATGGCACAATAA
This window contains:
- a CDS encoding enoyl-CoA hydratase — translated: MTMTTEAIWVRIEGNTAIIKMNNPPANTWTAQSLQALKAKVLELNDNKDIYALVITGQGDKFFSAGADLNLFADGDKGNAASMAKHFGAAFEALSAFRGVSIAAINGYAMGGGLEVALACDIRIAEAQAQMALPEATVGLLPCAGGTQNLTALVGEGWAKRMILCGERIDAAKAEKIGLVEEVVEQGQALEAAIALAAKVARQSPSSVSVCKTLIQAGRTMPRTQALPLERELFVGLFDTEDQAEGVNAFLEKRKPNWRNC